The DNA window TCATTTCAGTTACATACTAGTTCTACTTTTTTGTGTTTTCCCTGAGATTTCTCAAACTTCATTTGGTCTgatgttttccccaaaacatgCTTTCATTGTGTGAAAGATCTGTTTCTTCTCCAGATATCATGTCCACTCAGTGTTCTGTTTTGGTGCTGAGTCATAATTTTTTTGAAGTTTACATATCAGCGATACATTGCTGCAGATAAATAAGACCAGAGGATACATGGCACAGTTCATGTTGCTGTCAGTTATTTTTAAAGACCTCtcaatttcccatttttttcttacCATAGGTTGGGGTCAGAGTCTGGTGCAGGTCTGTCTCATGAGGTGGTCATAACGCTCTCTGGGTTTTCTGTTAAGCATTTAAACTTCTTGACTCCCAGGCATCATTTGTCAGAGCtgtgacttttttgtttttaatttgcataTTGGTAATACATTATTGCAGAAAAATAGCATCAGTTAGTACACACTGTATTTGATCTTTCTTCCACTATTAtgattacaaacacacacatacacaaagaagAACCAATAGTGTCAGATAGACTGGTAGAAAGGAGACATGCAATCATTATAGAGACCTGTAACCCAGAGGGGGAAAAGTGCAACTCCTGTTAAGTTTGTTTCCAAGCCTGTCCCAGCATATTGCTCAGGCATGCATGcacaagaatattttttaaagggggaTATTGTTGAGTTCAGGATGTGTGTAGTGACAACATGGGAATACTCACAGAGGCATTGTTGGGTATTAAACACTATGTGGAATTCCTGTTTCCACAGTGCTCTTTTGGGAGCAGCTTACAGTGAACTAAATGCTTTCATCTGGGAAACCCCAGCATGAGAACCTGAGGTAGTGAGGTGAAGAGAGAAGTCCAGCATGCATGCAGAAGACTTTGGCAGATTCCgtgtgggccaaaaacagtggtgtgaaaaaagtgtgaaaacgatgtaaaatggtttttaaaagggtttacaccgttttcacaccactgtttttggcccatgcagaatccacctttgcGTCCTTGAagagtcccccctccctcttcagtGTTAATAATCTATTACTTATGTAGGAATTGTAGTATTTCCTTAGGATTTCCTAAGCAATGCATTCTTGGTGAAAGTGACAGTATAACTGGACtcaaaggcgtagctccaaggggatgggggcgggggttagcctagaccagtggttctcaacctgtgggttgggacccctttgggggtcgaatgaccctttcacaggggtcgcctaagactctctgcatcagtgttctccatctgtaaaatgggtaaatgtaagggttgggggtcatcaaaacatgaggaactgtactaaagggttgcggcattaggaaggttgagaaccactggcctagacctcTATCATCAGATTCATGCTGCATTCAGTTATGAAGTGTGTCTTTACATCTGCTTACCCACACTCATGCAGCTGTAAATCTGTTAGCCTTCAAGATGCCATAAGATTCCTTTTGTTCCTGTTTTTCGCTTTTGCTGCAGGTCAGCATGGCTACCACTGTGAAACTTATGGAAGGACATGCTGTCTTGGACACTCTTGAATATTATGATTTCCAGGTTAATGACATATATAGGGAATGTTAGTTTAAAAGAGAAGAAGTTTAAAAGAGAAGATGAAAGGTTATATACAAATTTTAAAAGATCTTCAGGCCTTGAAAATGTATAGGCGTGAAACGTAACCCGTGTTTGGAAGCTaagataataaattaataaataataataagtaaaGGATGGGGTTTAATCTTTGACAATATCCCTACCCCCACTGATATCCACTTAAGCATGGGATCATGATTTCAGAGGAAGAGTAGATTACTGGGGGATTGCTTGTATGTATATCACACTGTGTTTGCCAAATAGGATTGATTCCATAATCCATGTGCACCTAAGTCATTATTTACTCTTCTAatgcaaataattatttttaatttcttcttaGAATCATGAAGACAATGAAGAGGTGGCTGAGGCAAGTATTAATGAAGAAGATAGCAAAGAAAGAATACGTTCTTCAAAAAATTCTCCTGAACCTGAGGAGGCTATGAAGGGTGAGAAGGGGAATTCTTCAAAGGAGCCTCCAGATCTTGAAGAAGCTGTGAAGGGTGAAGAGATGCAAAATCAAGCAAAATCTGAACCTGAGTGTCCCATGAATTGGCTGGAGCAAGTATCTGATACCGATAGCGAAACCTCCTGTCAGGAATCAAACCGGGAGGACTTGGATGAGGATGATGAAAAAATAAAGCGTTACATCTTGGAAAAAATTGAAGAAGCCAACAAGCTTCTGTTGTCACAGGAACCTTTGGATGAAACgaaagagaagaaactgaaattcaagGATCATCTGGTAGATCTTGAAGTCCCTCCTCTGAATGCTATTGAAATTGATAAAAATGATCCTCACCGAGAAAGGGACATTTCAGGTAGGCTGTCTCAGTTCCACATTTCTAATGAACCAGAACGAGAGGAGATACCTTTTCCTCTAAGCAGTTCTTTGGATGATGAACACAAGGATGGCAAAATCTTAGTAGAAAGAGATGGGAAGTTTGAACTCCTGAGTATACGTGACATTGAAAGCCAGGGCTTCTTCCCACCACTCAGTGTTTCTTTTAGTGACATTGAAGCGCAGCATGTTTCTCCTAAAACTTCtcatgctgctgtttttggcactttctgcttaaCAAAAGAAGAGCCTCTTATACGGTCATCTGCAACATCTTGCTCTCCTTCCAAGGACAGCTtcctttatttccctcaaccgCCCCCCATTCGTCCAAGCTCTGCTATCAACATTACGAGGGATGTGGAAAGAGGGAAAAGTCCACGCAGGGTGCAGTCTGCAAATATGGGGGTAAGAAGTTCTACATACTGTCTGTCACCAAGACAGAAAGAACTGCAAAAGCAAATGGAACAAAGAAGAGAGAGGTTAAAGAAACAGGTGAGAGGACCAAAGAAACAAGCAGACAGTTGTCATTCCTGTTGTATTTCTTTTCCTATTAAGATCAATAGGCAGGACTTAGTTCCAAGTCCTGTAATTACAAGAAATTACTTCATTTGCAGGGGAGAGGCAAGGCTTGTATTATCCTGGTCTAGAAGCTTTTGAATGAACTACTTGGGGATATTTACCAGAGAAGATCTTTTAGTTTTCAGAGGAGCAAGACCTCTTAAACTGTTTTTTTTGAGGGTGGTGCTGCTGCTTTCAGCATGGGtatgtcaaatgagaccaggagtccatctagtccagcatctgctTTATAATACTGACCCCCCATATGCTTCTAGAATGGTTACAA is part of the Sphaerodactylus townsendi isolate TG3544 linkage group LG04, MPM_Stown_v2.3, whole genome shotgun sequence genome and encodes:
- the CCDC181 gene encoding coiled-coil domain-containing protein 181 isoform X2 translates to MSCKKDTGESADSGDSTETGEYEDDFEKDLEWLINEEEKGSVDDSQNHEDNEEVAEASINEEDSKERIRSSKNSPEPEEAMKGEKGNSSKEPPDLEEAVKGEEMQNQAKSEPECPMNWLEQVSDTDSETSCQESNREDLDEDDEKIKRYILEKIEEANKLLLSQEPLDETKEKKLKFKDHLVDLEVPPLNAIEIDKNDPHRERDISGRLSQFHISNEPEREEIPFPLSSSLDDEHKDGKILVERDGKFELLSIRDIESQGFFPPLSVSFSDIEAQHVSPKTSHAAVFGTFCLTKEEPLIRSSATSCSPSKDSFLYFPQPPPIRPSSAINITRDVERGKSPRRVQSANMGVRSSTYCLSPRQKELQKQMEQRRERLKKQEEARKREQEVEKRKENDTVFNAWLEKKKGQMQEERRIQRAKALEGLNSRDSRNPDEAFRLWLKKKQRDQVKEKQLENQKQQEECMFFLPRTAENEKAYKQWLRKKRREKRAEVLASKERSKQLRQEARRAKQIENILCSISEPKSLRFTDQYS
- the CCDC181 gene encoding coiled-coil domain-containing protein 181 isoform X1 — protein: MSCKKDTGESADSGDSTETGEYEDDFEKDLEWLINEEEKGSVDDSQNHEDNEEVAEASINEEDSKERIRSSKNSPEPEEAMKGEKGNSSKEPPDLEEAVKGEEMQNQAKSEPECPMNWLEQVSDTDSETSCQESNREDLDEDDEKIKRYILEKIEEANKLLLSQEPLDETKEKKLKFKDHLVDLEVPPLNAIEIDKNDPHRERDISGRLSQFHISNEPEREEIPFPLSSSLDDEHKDGKILVERDGKFELLSIRDIESQGFFPPLSVSFSDIEAQHVSPKTSHAAVFGTFCLTKEEPLIRSSATSCSPSKDSFLYFPQPPPIRPSSAINITRDVERGKSPRRVQSANMGVRSSTYCLSPRQKELQKQMEQRRERLKKQEEARKREQEVEKRKENDTVFNAWLEKKKGQMQEERRIQRAKALEGLNSRQDSRNPDEAFRLWLKKKQRDQVKEKQLENQKQQEECMFFLPRTAENEKAYKQWLRKKRREKRAEVLASKERSKQLRQEARRAKQIENILCSISEPKSLRFTDQYS